One segment of Dermochelys coriacea isolate rDerCor1 chromosome 27, rDerCor1.pri.v4, whole genome shotgun sequence DNA contains the following:
- the LOC119849107 gene encoding retinol dehydrogenase 8-like: MRNLDKRGCLEAAAGVTLNKTLEIRQLDVCDEQSIISCINSIPNRHIDILINNAGVGMIGPIECQTIEEMKGVMETNFFGVVRMIKEVLPDMKRRRSGHIVVISSVMGLQGIMFNDIYTASKFAVEGFCESLVIPALKFNIFISLIEPGPVVTEFETKIYEDAENADYSMTDPETADMFTDLYLKNSKAIFSSLGQTPSDIAEHTLGVISAAKPPFRHQTNAFYTPMTALKHADPTGALMTDTFYKMVFKYDMLLHISLKAIKVIRWQAQKMRQGVKMLSFR, translated from the exons ATGAGGAACCTGGACAAGAGGGGGTGCCTGGAAGCGGCCGCCGGAGTCACCCTCAACAAGACCCTGGAGATCAGGCAGTTGGACGTGTGCGATGAGCAATCCATCATCAGCTGCATCAACAGCATCCCCAACCGGCACATCGACATACTGA TTAACAACGCCGGGGTGGGGATGATTGGCCCCATCGAATGCCAGACCATCGAAGAGATGAAGGGTGTGATGGAGACCAACTTCTTTGGTGTGGTGAGGATGATCAAAGAGGTGCTGCCCGATATGAAGAGGAGACGGAGTGGGCACATTGTGGTGATCAGCAGTGTGATGGGCCTGCAAG GAATTATGTTCAATGACATCTACACAGCCTCCAAGTTTGCCGTGGAAGGATTCTGCGAAAGCCTTGTCATACCAGCACTGAAGTTCAACATCTT CATCAGCCTGATAGAGCCTGGCCCCGTGGTGACAGAGTTTGAGACAAAGATCTATGAAGATGCAGAGAATGCAGATTACTCCATGACAGACCCTGAGACGGCAGACATGTTCACTGACCTCTACCTGAAGAACTCCAAGGCAATTttctccagcctggggcagaCTCCCAGTGACATAGCAGAG CACACGCTGGGGGTGATCAGTGCCGCCAAGCCACCCTTCCGCCACCAGACCAACGCCTTCTACACACCCATGACGGCCCTGAAACATGCCGACCCCACTGGAGCCCTGATGACCGACACCTTCTACAAGATGGTCTTCAAGTATGACATGCTCTTGCACATCAGCCTGAAGGCCATCAAGGTGATCCGATGGCAGGCCCAGAAGATGAGGCAGGGGGTGAAGATGCTCAGCTTCAGATAG